From the genome of Paraburkholderia aromaticivorans, one region includes:
- a CDS encoding MFS transporter, whose translation MSTVAFPPTTVDPQASAASAARPTVIRHAQDVSRIVNAGAAKGSNARIVIAIALGGVFLDAYDLTSLAYGIKDIARQFSLSPVQVGFVSSAITFGAILGALFGGYLTDRIGRYRVFMADMLFFVVAAIAAGLAPNAWVLGGARFLMGFGVGLDLPVAMAFLAEFSRVAGKGNKAASVAAWCPAWYAATSTCYLLILGLYAILPEHQLGWLWRLTLAFGAVPAIVIILVRSRYISESPVWAANQGNLEEAARILKRSYGVDAVVEPGAAPANTPRAASWRNYGVLFNATYRRRTILAAVIGSASSFGYNAIIFGLPVIITSFFHQGPLTTIIAALGLNLAFAFVGGLIGVRTAPTVGAWKMTVLGHTLQFASLIGLALIGKPGSGALVVAAILLLGGYLFGQGFGPGSHSMTYASLSYPTSLRGIGVGFNQTLVRSASTVSLFLFPVLAAALGTKVFWLIAIAPLTSLLVLLVIRWEPSGYDIDGEDYAQPAMTAKAARA comes from the coding sequence ATGTCCACTGTTGCTTTTCCGCCGACCACCGTCGACCCGCAAGCGAGCGCCGCTAGCGCCGCGCGGCCCACTGTCATCCGTCATGCGCAAGATGTCTCGCGTATCGTCAACGCCGGCGCCGCCAAGGGCAGCAATGCGCGCATCGTGATCGCGATCGCGCTCGGCGGCGTCTTTCTGGATGCTTACGACCTGACCTCGCTCGCGTACGGGATCAAGGACATCGCGCGCCAGTTCTCGCTGTCGCCGGTGCAGGTGGGGTTCGTATCGTCGGCCATCACGTTCGGGGCGATTCTCGGCGCACTGTTCGGCGGCTATCTGACCGACCGTATCGGCCGTTACCGTGTGTTCATGGCCGACATGCTGTTCTTCGTGGTCGCGGCGATTGCCGCGGGCCTTGCGCCCAATGCGTGGGTGCTCGGCGGCGCGCGGTTTCTGATGGGGTTCGGCGTCGGGCTCGATTTGCCGGTGGCGATGGCCTTTCTCGCGGAGTTCTCGCGCGTGGCGGGCAAGGGCAACAAGGCGGCCAGCGTCGCCGCGTGGTGCCCCGCCTGGTATGCGGCCACGAGCACCTGCTATCTGCTGATTCTCGGGCTCTACGCGATTCTGCCCGAGCATCAGCTTGGCTGGTTATGGCGTCTCACGCTGGCGTTCGGCGCGGTGCCCGCCATCGTGATCATTCTCGTGCGCAGCCGCTATATCAGCGAATCGCCGGTATGGGCCGCGAATCAGGGCAATCTCGAAGAAGCCGCGCGCATTCTCAAGCGCTCATACGGCGTGGACGCGGTGGTCGAACCCGGCGCCGCACCGGCGAACACGCCGCGCGCCGCGTCATGGCGCAACTATGGCGTGCTCTTTAACGCCACGTATCGACGCCGCACGATTCTCGCCGCCGTGATCGGCAGCGCTTCCTCGTTCGGCTACAACGCGATCATCTTCGGCTTGCCGGTGATCATCACCAGCTTCTTTCACCAGGGCCCGCTCACCACGATCATCGCGGCGCTGGGCTTGAACCTGGCGTTTGCATTCGTGGGCGGCCTGATCGGCGTGCGCACGGCGCCGACGGTCGGCGCCTGGAAAATGACGGTGCTCGGCCACACGCTCCAGTTCGCGTCGCTGATCGGGCTCGCGCTGATTGGCAAACCGGGCAGCGGCGCGCTCGTCGTGGCGGCGATCCTGCTGCTCGGCGGCTATCTGTTCGGCCAGGGTTTCGGACCCGGCTCGCATTCGATGACGTATGCGTCGCTCAGCTATCCCACGTCGTTGCGCGGCATTGGCGTGGGCTTCAATCAGACGCTGGTGCGCAGCGCCTCGACCGTGTCGCTGTTTCTGTTCCCCGTGCTGGCGGCCGCATTGGGCACCAAGGTGTTCTGGTTGATCGCGATCGCGCCGTTGACTTCGCTGCTCGTGTTGCTGGTGATCCGGTGGGAGCCGTCGGGCTATGACATCGACGGCGAGGACTACGCGCAGCCCGCCATGACAGCGAAAGCGGCGCGCGCCTGA
- a CDS encoding ABC transporter ATP-binding protein gives MVAVPEILNRPAATAPVRDGARIDVRHVSHRFALRGAALPVLQDVSFAVEPGEFVALLGPSGCGKSTLLRLVAGLDTPTQGSVQADGVAITGPDPSRVVVFQDPTLYPWRTVRGNVGVGPQAQRRGVARRGGDEDARVRQRIDAALELVGLTEFAEAFPHQLSGGMAQRVALARALVNDPALLVLDEPFGKLDSLTRIRMQNELARLWQDARFSVLLVTHDVEEALLLANRVIVLSERPARVIAEVRNDAPYPRHRDDPKLVALRREVLGQLGLDT, from the coding sequence ATGGTAGCCGTACCCGAGATATTGAATCGGCCGGCCGCCACCGCGCCGGTCCGCGACGGCGCGCGCATCGACGTGCGCCACGTCAGCCATCGATTCGCGCTGCGTGGCGCCGCGTTGCCCGTATTGCAGGACGTGAGTTTCGCCGTCGAGCCGGGCGAGTTCGTCGCGCTGCTCGGTCCGAGCGGCTGCGGCAAGTCCACCTTGCTGCGGCTGGTCGCCGGCCTCGATACGCCGACCCAGGGCAGTGTGCAGGCCGACGGCGTCGCGATCACCGGTCCCGATCCGTCGCGCGTGGTGGTGTTCCAGGATCCGACCTTGTACCCGTGGCGCACGGTGCGCGGCAACGTCGGCGTCGGCCCGCAGGCGCAGCGCCGGGGCGTGGCGCGCCGCGGCGGCGACGAGGACGCGCGCGTGCGGCAACGCATCGACGCGGCGCTGGAACTGGTTGGCCTGACTGAATTCGCCGAAGCCTTTCCGCATCAGCTGTCGGGCGGCATGGCGCAGCGTGTGGCGCTGGCGCGCGCGCTCGTCAACGACCCGGCGCTGCTGGTGCTGGACGAACCGTTCGGCAAGCTCGATTCCCTGACGCGCATCCGCATGCAGAACGAACTGGCGCGACTCTGGCAGGATGCGCGGTTCTCCGTGCTGCTGGTGACGCACGACGTGGAAGAGGCGCTGTTGCTGGCGAATCGCGTGATCGTGTTGAGCGAGCGGCCGGCGCGGGTGATCGCCGAAGTGCGCAACGACGCGCCGTATCCCCGCCATCGCGACGACCCGAAGCTGGTGGCGCTGCGCCGCGAGGTGCTCGGCCAGCTTGGTCTGGATACCTGA
- a CDS encoding SidA/IucD/PvdA family monooxygenase: protein MTEINHPDQLALDTLRLIGPAPENWVPPRDGIDHNVAIIGGGQSGAAFAFALRRAGIGQVSVIDAAPDEGQAGVWLNRARMNKLRTPKTLVGPEGGLPGLSFQAWYEARFGAASYAEIDRIARTRWAEYLAWYRHFLEIPIRYGTRLTRIEPVGEHFRLHLEVREGAAVRSVVETARKIVLGNGVAGNGGPHLPAVLKDLPPALFAHTSQAIDFAALRGKSVAVIGGAASAFDAAATALEAGAGQVHLFVRRERIASVPVTRTRAYPGAYDNYFQLPDPIRWSQARRFREAGSTPPVDAVERVTRFPNFHLHLGAPWTHAGVRDGRVETSVAGERFAFDFVIAGTGYVVNPALRPELAEFAAHIRLWRDQYVPAAGDGDEALGAHPYLGAALEYLEKVEGGAPYLKHIHVYNPAAFVSFGLPVGDVPSMKRDIPAVVQRISRDLFLADLDAHEARIHGDIAADFDASLYARSVWQRERAGVDADLDLA from the coding sequence ATGACGGAAATCAATCATCCCGATCAGCTCGCGCTCGACACGTTGCGGCTGATCGGCCCCGCGCCCGAAAACTGGGTGCCGCCGCGTGACGGCATCGACCATAACGTGGCGATCATCGGTGGCGGACAGAGCGGGGCGGCGTTCGCTTTCGCGCTGCGGCGTGCCGGCATCGGCCAGGTCAGCGTGATCGACGCGGCGCCTGACGAGGGGCAGGCCGGCGTGTGGCTGAATCGCGCGCGCATGAATAAATTGCGCACGCCGAAAACCTTGGTGGGTCCCGAAGGCGGCCTGCCGGGGCTGAGTTTTCAGGCGTGGTACGAAGCGCGCTTCGGTGCCGCTTCGTATGCGGAGATCGACCGGATCGCGCGCACGCGTTGGGCGGAATATCTGGCGTGGTACCGTCATTTTCTGGAGATCCCGATTCGCTACGGCACGCGTCTTACGCGCATCGAACCGGTGGGCGAGCATTTCCGTCTGCATCTGGAGGTGCGCGAAGGCGCTGCCGTGCGCAGCGTCGTGGAGACGGCACGCAAAATCGTGCTCGGCAACGGGGTGGCGGGCAACGGCGGGCCGCATCTTCCCGCTGTGCTGAAAGATCTTCCGCCGGCACTCTTTGCCCACACCTCGCAAGCGATCGATTTCGCCGCGCTGCGCGGCAAATCCGTGGCGGTGATCGGTGGCGCCGCGTCCGCCTTCGACGCCGCCGCAACGGCGCTCGAAGCCGGGGCCGGACAGGTGCATCTGTTCGTGCGGCGCGAGCGTATCGCCTCGGTGCCGGTGACGCGCACGCGCGCCTATCCGGGGGCGTACGACAACTATTTCCAGTTGCCCGACCCGATTCGCTGGTCGCAGGCGCGGCGCTTTCGCGAAGCCGGTTCGACGCCGCCTGTCGACGCCGTGGAGCGTGTCACGCGCTTTCCGAACTTTCACCTGCATCTCGGCGCGCCGTGGACCCACGCCGGCGTGCGAGACGGGCGCGTCGAGACGAGTGTGGCAGGCGAGCGGTTCGCCTTCGACTTCGTGATCGCCGGCACGGGCTATGTCGTCAATCCTGCGCTGCGCCCGGAACTCGCGGAGTTCGCGGCGCATATCCGCCTCTGGCGCGATCAGTACGTGCCCGCTGCGGGTGACGGTGACGAAGCGCTGGGCGCGCATCCTTATCTTGGCGCCGCGCTCGAATATCTCGAGAAGGTGGAGGGCGGCGCGCCCTATCTGAAGCATATCCACGTCTACAACCCCGCCGCGTTTGTCAGTTTCGGGCTGCCGGTCGGCGACGTGCCGAGCATGAAACGCGACATTCCCGCCGTGGTGCAGCGAATCAGCCGCGATCTGTTTCTCGCCGATCTGGACGCGCATGAAGCACGCATACATGGCGACATCGCCGCGGATTTCGACGCTTCGCTCTATGCACGCAGCGTCTGGCAGCGCGAGCGCGCGGGTGTCGACGCCGACCTCGACCTCGCGTGA
- the soxC gene encoding sulfite dehydrogenase, which translates to MSLRIPEPDTPPSRGRRRLLGRLAAGGLAVSHAATASELLKPLEVAPSSRAPGAPILEHPYGVPSPHEATVVRRSARAWPLPGAASSMTPLADLHGTLTPNGLVYERHHAGVPDIDPDQHRLAVHGLVRTPKLFTMDDLLRLPSESRVHFLECSGNTGNEWNGPSGMPLQLTHGLLSCCEWTGVRLSTLLEEVGGLSAPGKATGGGWLLAEGADAAAMTRSLPLDRILERALVVYTQNGERLRPENGYPLRLIVPGFEGNTNVKWLRRLKVVDAPLQTREETSKYTSLLANGTARQFAFEMDAKSVITRPSPGHRLTTHGYYPITGLAWSGRGTIRKVEVSTDAGATWRAARLVGAIHDRALTRFEADWRWDGGAAAILSRATDSTGYVQPTRAELVAARGLNSQYHYNAIQQWRVDERGEVRNA; encoded by the coding sequence ATGTCGTTACGTATCCCAGAGCCGGACACGCCGCCGTCGCGAGGGCGCCGTCGGTTGCTCGGCCGTCTGGCGGCCGGCGGTCTCGCCGTTTCCCACGCCGCGACGGCAAGCGAACTGCTCAAGCCGCTCGAGGTCGCGCCTTCGAGCCGCGCGCCCGGTGCGCCGATCCTCGAGCATCCTTATGGCGTGCCGTCGCCGCACGAGGCGACCGTGGTGCGTCGCAGTGCGCGCGCGTGGCCGCTGCCCGGCGCGGCTTCGTCGATGACGCCGCTTGCCGATCTGCACGGCACGCTCACGCCCAACGGTCTGGTCTACGAGCGCCATCACGCCGGCGTACCCGACATCGATCCCGATCAGCACAGGCTGGCCGTTCACGGCCTCGTGCGCACGCCGAAACTATTCACGATGGACGACCTGCTGCGCCTGCCGTCCGAATCGCGGGTTCATTTTCTCGAATGCTCCGGCAATACCGGCAACGAATGGAACGGTCCGAGCGGCATGCCGCTGCAACTCACACACGGCCTGCTGTCGTGCTGCGAATGGACCGGTGTGCGCTTATCCACGCTGCTGGAAGAGGTGGGCGGGTTGTCGGCCCCCGGTAAAGCAACCGGCGGCGGCTGGTTGCTCGCCGAAGGCGCCGATGCCGCCGCGATGACGCGCAGCTTGCCGCTCGATCGTATTCTCGAGCGCGCGCTGGTGGTGTATACGCAAAACGGCGAACGCCTGCGCCCGGAGAACGGCTATCCGCTGCGGTTGATCGTTCCCGGCTTCGAGGGCAATACTAACGTCAAGTGGCTGCGCCGCCTGAAGGTGGTCGACGCGCCGTTGCAAACCCGCGAGGAAACTTCGAAATATACGAGCCTGCTCGCGAACGGCACCGCGCGTCAGTTCGCCTTCGAAATGGACGCGAAGTCGGTGATCACGCGGCCGTCGCCTGGCCATCGCCTCACCACGCATGGCTATTACCCGATCACCGGGCTTGCCTGGTCCGGACGCGGTACGATCCGCAAGGTCGAGGTATCGACCGATGCCGGGGCGACATGGCGTGCCGCGCGTCTTGTCGGCGCCATCCACGATCGCGCGCTGACGCGTTTCGAGGCGGACTGGCGCTGGGACGGAGGCGCTGCGGCCATTCTCTCGCGCGCTACCGACTCGACCGGCTATGTGCAACCGACGCGCGCCGAACTCGTTGCCGCGCGCGGCCTGAATTCCCAATACCACTACAACGCGATCCAGCAATGGCGCGTGGACGAGCGCGGCGAGGTGCGCAATGCGTGA
- a CDS encoding ABC transporter permease: protein MSTQFESIATRGPALDTESGDTGGRATGRALPRGVLIAWLAALAWLGSAALTQWWPSLDDWPYAKTFIALKLVLAAFAVATALAAWRDPSHRKAAASTRAGAWLAAMPWLLALALGVSAWEAVTAQLEWLPRPFFAPPQALIGVYAEDYPRLGTSVVHSFGLLAYGYLLGAVAGFTIGVSIGWSQAVSYWVHPVLRLIGPLPATAWLPLAFFFFPSSFSASVFLIALATTFPVAVLTWSGVAGVNAAYYDIARTLGARPSFLILRVAIPAALPSVFVGLFMGLGASFSVLIVAEMMGVKAGLGWYLQWAQGWAAYSNMYAALLVMALMCSGLITLLFRVRDRLLAWQKGLLKW, encoded by the coding sequence ATGTCAACCCAGTTCGAATCGATCGCGACGCGAGGTCCGGCTCTCGACACGGAGTCCGGCGATACCGGCGGCCGGGCGACAGGGCGCGCGCTGCCACGCGGCGTGCTGATCGCCTGGCTGGCCGCGCTCGCGTGGCTAGGCAGCGCGGCGCTGACCCAGTGGTGGCCGAGTCTCGACGACTGGCCGTACGCGAAAACATTCATCGCGCTCAAACTGGTGCTCGCGGCTTTCGCGGTCGCGACGGCGCTCGCGGCATGGCGCGACCCATCGCACCGCAAGGCGGCGGCTTCCACGCGCGCCGGTGCATGGCTCGCCGCGATGCCCTGGCTGCTCGCGCTGGCGCTCGGCGTGAGCGCCTGGGAAGCCGTCACGGCGCAGCTCGAATGGTTGCCGCGGCCGTTCTTCGCGCCCCCGCAGGCGCTGATCGGTGTCTATGCCGAAGACTATCCGCGGCTCGGCACGAGCGTCGTCCATTCGTTCGGGCTGCTTGCCTACGGTTACCTGCTCGGCGCGGTCGCGGGTTTCACGATCGGCGTGAGCATCGGCTGGTCGCAGGCGGTGAGTTACTGGGTGCATCCCGTTCTGCGCCTGATCGGCCCGCTGCCCGCCACCGCATGGCTGCCGCTCGCGTTCTTCTTCTTTCCGTCGAGCTTTAGCGCGAGCGTATTCCTGATCGCGCTGGCGACCACGTTCCCGGTCGCGGTGCTGACGTGGTCGGGCGTGGCGGGCGTCAACGCCGCGTACTACGACATTGCGCGCACGCTCGGCGCGAGGCCGTCGTTCCTGATCCTGCGCGTCGCGATTCCGGCCGCGTTGCCGTCGGTGTTCGTCGGGCTGTTCATGGGGCTCGGCGCATCGTTCTCGGTGCTGATCGTCGCGGAGATGATGGGCGTGAAAGCGGGGCTCGGCTGGTATCTGCAATGGGCGCAGGGCTGGGCGGCGTATTCGAATATGTACGCCGCGCTGCTGGTGATGGCGCTGATGTGCTCGGGTCTGATCACGCTGCTGTTCCGCGTGCGTGACCGCCTGCTGGCCTGGCAAAAAGGATTGCTCAAATGGTAG
- a CDS encoding ABC transporter substrate-binding protein has protein sequence MNPYEEAPPNPARRAWLCKTAWSAGAAALGGAVLMPGPPAFAQTPQAPLKPLKLSWNAGAICTAPVAVAVKQGFFERHGLQVELVNFSGSTDQLLEAIATGKSDAGVGMALRWIKPLEQGFDVKLTAGIHGGCMRLLASRASGIVDVAGLKGRTIGVSDMASPTKNFFAIVLKKIGVDPERDVNWRQYPANLLGEALKKGEVQAIADGDPTIWSIRESDHLYEVSNNLCGEYQTRSCCVLGVRGSLVRKDRPTAQALTQALLEATEWTANHPDDAAAIFSVYTPSANVGQLSAMLRSHTDRHHPVGDAFRKEISLYADDLKTVGVLNSGTDSNRLAERVFSNVLA, from the coding sequence ATGAATCCCTACGAAGAAGCCCCGCCGAACCCGGCTCGCCGCGCGTGGCTGTGCAAGACGGCGTGGAGCGCGGGCGCCGCGGCGCTGGGCGGGGCGGTGCTGATGCCGGGCCCGCCGGCCTTCGCGCAAACGCCGCAGGCTCCGCTCAAGCCGCTCAAGCTTTCCTGGAATGCGGGTGCGATCTGTACCGCGCCCGTGGCCGTGGCGGTGAAACAGGGTTTTTTCGAGCGTCACGGCTTGCAGGTCGAACTGGTGAATTTTTCCGGTTCGACCGACCAGCTGCTGGAAGCGATCGCGACCGGCAAATCGGACGCGGGCGTCGGCATGGCGCTGCGCTGGATCAAGCCGCTGGAGCAGGGCTTCGACGTGAAACTGACCGCCGGCATTCACGGCGGCTGCATGCGTTTGCTGGCCTCGCGGGCGTCGGGCATCGTCGATGTGGCGGGGCTGAAGGGCCGCACGATCGGTGTGAGCGACATGGCGAGCCCGACCAAGAACTTCTTCGCCATCGTGTTGAAGAAGATCGGCGTGGATCCGGAGCGCGACGTGAACTGGCGCCAGTATCCGGCGAACCTGCTGGGCGAGGCGTTGAAAAAGGGCGAAGTGCAGGCGATCGCCGATGGCGACCCGACCATCTGGTCGATCCGCGAGTCCGACCACCTCTACGAAGTGTCGAACAATCTGTGCGGCGAATACCAGACGCGTTCGTGCTGCGTGCTCGGTGTGCGCGGTTCGCTGGTGCGCAAGGATCGCCCCACCGCGCAGGCGTTGACCCAGGCGCTGCTCGAAGCCACCGAGTGGACGGCGAATCATCCGGACGATGCCGCCGCGATTTTCTCGGTCTACACGCCGTCCGCGAACGTGGGTCAACTGAGCGCGATGCTCAGGAGCCACACCGATCGCCATCATCCGGTGGGCGACGCGTTCAGGAAGGAAATCTCGCTCTACGCGGACGACCTGAAGACGGTCGGCGTGCTCAACAGCGGCACCGACTCGAATCGCCTCGCCGAGCGGGTGTTCTCGAATGTGCTGGCTTAG
- a CDS encoding c-type cytochrome: MRERQRMPTPARMVLAALLPVAVLAVLASCASTTAVVRNDGAAHDIGTPLTDQDLAAWNIDIAPDGRGLPAGSGDVATGAHVFATKCAACHGAQGQGGLGDALVGGQGTLASAKPKRTVGSYWPYATTLFDYIRRAMPYNAPESLSADEVYAVSAFLLNQNGIVAANTRLDAASLPRVVMPNHGGFVTDPRPGRL, translated from the coding sequence ATGCGTGAGCGCCAACGGATGCCTACGCCGGCGCGCATGGTGCTGGCCGCGCTGCTGCCGGTCGCGGTGCTTGCGGTGCTTGCGTCCTGTGCATCGACCACGGCGGTGGTGCGAAACGACGGCGCGGCGCACGACATCGGTACGCCGCTCACGGATCAGGACCTCGCCGCATGGAACATCGATATCGCGCCGGATGGACGCGGCTTGCCCGCGGGCAGCGGCGATGTGGCGACCGGCGCACACGTGTTCGCCACGAAGTGCGCGGCGTGTCACGGCGCGCAGGGCCAGGGTGGCCTCGGCGACGCGCTGGTGGGCGGGCAGGGCACGCTGGCGAGCGCGAAGCCGAAGCGCACGGTGGGCAGCTACTGGCCGTATGCGACGACCCTCTTCGACTATATCCGCCGCGCGATGCCCTACAACGCGCCCGAGTCGCTTTCCGCTGACGAGGTCTATGCGGTGAGCGCGTTCCTGCTCAACCAGAACGGCATCGTTGCGGCGAATACGCGGCTCGACGCGGCGTCTCTGCCGCGCGTGGTGATGCCCAATCACGGCGGATTCGTGACCGATCCCCGCCCGGGCCGGTTGTGA